Proteins encoded together in one Onychomys torridus chromosome 1, mOncTor1.1, whole genome shotgun sequence window:
- the Fbxo17 gene encoding F-box only protein 17, with the protein MGARPSRRQMPEAPRVTLAALPPELLVQVLSHVPPRALVTRCRPVCRAWRDVVDGSSVWLLQLARDRSAEGRALYALAQRCPADDDHQDELPLCALARFCLRAPLGRNLIFNSCGEQGFRGWEVEHGGNGWAVEKNLTVVSGAPSQTCFVTSFEWCFKRQLVDLVMEGVWRELLDSAQIEICVADWWGARENCGCVYRLRVRLLDEYENEVVKFSASPNPVLQWTESSCRQVSHVFTDFGKGIRYVSFEQYGRDTRSWVGHYGALVTHSSVRLRIRLS; encoded by the exons ATGGGTGCCCGACCCTCGCGACGGCAGATGCCCGAAGCTCCGCGCGTGACTCTGGCCGCGCTGCCTCCGGAGCTGCTGGTCCAGGTGCTGAGCCACGTGCCTCCCCGCGCGTTAGTGACGCGCTGCCGGCCCGTGTGCCGAGCCTGGCGCGACGTGGTGGATGGCTCGAGCGTGTGGCTGCTGCAGCTGGCCCGCGACCGCAGTGCGGAGGGCAGAGCCCTCTACGCCTTGGCCCAGCGCTGCCCCGCCGACGATGACCATCAAGACGAGCTCCCGCTCTGCGCTCTGGCCCGTTTCTGCCTGCGGGCACCGCTTGGTCGCAACCTCATCTTCAACTCCTGCGGAGAGC AGGGCTTCAGAGGCTGGGAAGTGGAGCACGGAGGGAACGGCTGGGCCGTGGAAAAGAATCTGACAGTGGTGTCAGGAGCTCCTTCCCAGACCTGCTTTGTGACTTCTTTTGA ATGGTGCTTCAAGAGGCAGCTGGTGGACCTCGTGATGGAGGGAGTGTGGCGGGAGCTACTGGACAGTGCCCAGATTGAGATCTGCGTGGCTGACTG GTGGGGCGCCCGTGAGAACTGCGGCTGTGTCTACAGGCTGCGGGTCCGCCTACTGGATGAATATGAAAATGAAGTGGTCAAGTTCTCGGCCTCACCCAACCCAGTACTTCAGTGGACTGAGAGCAGCTGCCGGCAA GTCTCCCATGTCTTCACTGACTTTGGCAAAGGCATCCGATATGTGTCTTTTGAGCAGTATGGGAGAGACACGCGTTCCTGGGTGGGACACTATGGTGCCCTTGTGACCCACTCCAGTGTACGGCTCAGGATCCGTCTGTCCTAG